aatgatcaaaatcaattgagtttatgcttaaaacataaatatatgtcTATGGATTATGAAAACTTAAGTCTGAGCCCAtgcattggcagatatttgttcttgtattAAACATTTCTCATAACACAACACTTTATATCCtgccattttgcttctcaagtaaatttatcttgattgaagaatctttagacatttgcactggaaaagaAGATGAAAATACTGATGATTATTTCCATATACTAGTGGTTGCCTATACAAGACATTTACAGACCATTGACATATTGTGCTCTGTTCAATTTATTCAATACATTCTCTTTTCtcagtcttaaaaagtcttaattgtaCTTTAACTAAAACAGCAGAAACACTGAATATATGTATGTTCTGAATGGATCGATGCTGTAGTTGCAaaagctttatgtgtgtgtgcttctttCATTTATGAAtaggtgtatatgtgtgttaGCATCTGTGAACCAAACTACTAGTTAGCCCCAATTTGAAAAAGGTCATGCTGTAGCTTAAAAAGAATGCTGAGAGGATTGTGGTTGTGAAAACCCTTTAGAGCTATACTTGCATGGAATTTACCGTGTTACTATGACAACACAATCACGCTGCTCAAAACACCATGTGTCATCCACCCATGACCGTTCGCTCTCTTCCTCTTTTCCTTCCCATGTACTAATAGAGATTCCATTTAGTTTCCAAAGGGATAAACTAAAGTTGTCTGAGTAACTTCATCTTTATTTTGTCTGGGGAATACTGATTTATTAGTTCTGTGGTGCAATGAATGCATGAATTCTAGCTGAACATTCTGTACTCTCTCCTGGTATGTGCACAGTAATGCTGTTGGTGACTTTAAGTATGAAAGAGTGCATTTTCTTATATAGACTAACTGGTTAAAGGCACATCCTGTGTGCTGGGTAGAGACATCCCCTCATACATATTTTTCAGACCGGAACAAGCCTTATCACAAATAAAAGACAGCAACCCTACCCATATAAATAATGTTCTGGCAAGTATCCATTTTAGACATCTTTCCAAAATTGAGAGCAAGACAAGTTGTGTTGTAAGGGCGAGAAACATTGTGAAAGCTTTGAGTCACCCACTTGGGAAATGGTGGAAAGGATTGAGAGCTGTTCCTGTGTGTGAAAACATATTCTGAACATTTCTTCAACATAAAAGTACGAGTGCACTGACATGAATGCTGCTTTTAGCTGGTTTGCTATTGTCCAGCTGGTTTCAAGTCCACCAAAATCATCCCCTAAATCCAGGAGACCAGAGCAACAAACCATCTTAGGCAAGTTTAAGGTGTGTTTATGTTCCAGCGAGTTTAAGTGTGGAATTTCTCATTCATAAATCTCTAAAAGGAGGATtagtatattaatttacatacactCAAGTACACTAATTCACGGTTGGATTATAGATCTCAGTAAGCGTTTTCTGTGGCTTTAAACCCTAGACAGTTAACATAACAGTCCTCACCCTCACCCAGAGAATGACCCAACCTCACACTCATCATTCGGGCGGAGCCCCGTTATAAATTCCTGCTCTCCTTCTTGACCAGCTCTTGCACGGGACATTCAGTTCATTCTTTCATCTTCAGGTGACGCTCTGCATTTTATCAATGTAAGTACGCAATCTTTTACTATTCAGAAGCGACTTGACATTTAAATAAGAGAATAGTACAACTTAGTTATCTACTGAGAGAACCTTTTGAGAAAAAGTTCTACCATAATATTGTGAGTGATGGCTACTTGTTAAGTGTTAGTGGGACCAAAATCTGAAATACGAAAATACTTAAAGATAAGCCTCCGAATGTGACGTATTTGCAGATGCACAGATTCTATGGACGTCAGCATCATTTACGTAACAGAATATAAACTTTACAGGTTGATTAACAGATCATTTTATACAactgctatttaaaaaatgtttaaaaaagaaaacttaaataaTTGAAAGATTTGCATCAGCATATACTGTTATTAAATGGCTTATTTTTTACTGCACCTACTTGGCATGACGGTTGGTGGGTATTGCTAACACTTTGGCTTATTTCCAAATGGAAAAATCCACTTCTGTTTCAGTCTGCCCAGTAGGAGGAGAACAATGGGCTGTTTGCACAATATTCAGTTTGATTAAGGGATGAAACACTCacataaactaatacattttattttctcactGTAGACAGTCACAATGCCGTCTGATCTGGAGAGAGCGATGGAGACGCTGATCATAGTGTTTCATCGTTATGCGAGCAAAGCCAGTGGAAATCCATCAACATTAAATCGCAAAGAGCTCAAAATGCTGATGGAGACAGAGTTGTCCAGCTTTCTGAAGGTAGGCTACAACATTCCATCTGTTATTGCTATAGGCTACACCCAGGGCGGGGCAACTCTAAACATTGGCTTGGGCCCTCTGATGATCAGGGCCCGCTATGGTGTAGCAACATTTTTGGCCCTGCTCATCTTTCGGATCTTTCTAAAACTTTACCCTTTTTCCATTTTCTATGGAAAACTGCTTCCATTTGTTCTATTTTAAACATGCACTTCTTGTCTCTTCTACTGCAGTCTCAGAAGGACCCTGCTGCTGTAGACAGGATTATGAGGGATTTGGACAGTAATGGTGATGGAGAGGTGAATTTTGAAGAGTTTGTGTCTCTTGTGGTGGGCCTGTCCATTGCCTGCGAACAGCTCTACCAGTTTAAGCAGAGGCAGCAGGCAGGGGGTGTCAAAAAGCAATAAAAGATGATTGTTCTGTCATTTTGTTAATAGAGATTAAAAGCCACAAGTTGTAACTACAGTCACACTGTATGTATTTAAAGGatgatgtttttttagttttgttaagtGCTCTTCAATTTTATGTTCAATTTTGTGTAGGTATTAGCACTAGACACAAAATAAATCATCCACAGAGGTCCTGTAAGTTccaccacagaaataaaaactCTGTTTATATACAGGTTGTTTCTTGTCATCCTTTGCTTCCGTGCAGTTCAGAGCTGGATTCAGCAATTCTTTGCAAAGTTATAAAGATGTTGTGTCACAAGTTTTTTCAATGGGACTACACTTTGTTTGAATTGACATTTTTGTTATAATGATCATTCTAGAAAATGGGGGCCATTGTCCCTTATTTGCACAAACAACTTATAAGAAGTATgagcattaaattatatttacttttcGCAAGTGCAATgcctttaaagtaaaataattggtTAGCCTTGTTATTTCTGCAGGCATGATGTCCCAAAATACAGGATATTACAGGATTTATCTAGCTTGAGATGAGAATGAAATGTGCTAACCCTGTACATGTTTGTATGTTTAGTTCTGtgtacctttcttttttttcccccctctgtgTTCTGATGATAATCAAAAGATGTTACAATAACAGTTGCTTGACTGGTACAGCTTAGATAAAACGgctcatttcatttaacatgGTGACTGAAGAGCTGCGGAACAACCTTGCCTTATCCCAAAAATGACTGAATCTCTAACAGACACTCACAACATCAACAAAGTTCAATTTGAATTTAAACTAATTACACTAATTCCTGCCTGAAGAGCAACCAGACTGAAGGAAACATATTTTTCTGGTAGACTCATTGGTACTACAGGGACTTTATAGATGTTCAAAGAGCAGTCAGGTAAAAACTCTTTGtcaattattagcattttttctgTCTTGCTGATGAAAATGGgagtaaaacattttatatgattatgtactatatataatatataaacaaatcatttttattctCCTGACATTGGTATTTTTAtctaatacaaatatgaaaagtaAATGTTGTTTCTGAATGCTTTCTATTTAGAATAGAAAGGTAGGTTCAACTCTAAAAATCCACCATTTACACAAGTAAACCGAATTAACTGAGATTTTACTCAGATTTAAATCTAACATATCAATATTTTATGCATCCCATCTGTGGAACATAATATTCATGTTTTGTACCCTCACTGGACCTCATGCACAAGCTgatgtttattgtaattttatgcaCAAGTTggtgtttacatattatatatttatatatatttatatatatatatatatatatatatatatatatatatatatatatatataagacattcatctgaaattttcttctaaaatgagtatttttatcaggctcctatatttatgttcagttatttcactctAATTGCATAGAAAATgccctatacatatatatatttatatatatatatgacacttagaggcttttgcatctgaactcttcatatgtataataaaatttacattttaaaatactctttTGGGATCTAGAGTTTCAGATGATCCCGTTATAGTTAACCTGATGACACATTTGGTTGGTGAGTTTAACAGTTTAAACAGTCGAGTTGCACAGCAACCGTGAATGACTCTGGGGTGAGTTAACCACATGATGTCATGGCAACAGCACTAAcacgtttttgtttattttccccTTACTCAGTAAGGCACATAAATACACCTCGGTAGATAACTACATGAGTATGTTGATACAATACTTACAGTTATTATGTGTACATATACAGCCTTCTCACACGTTATGATGCGCAAACGAAATGAATGACACaagacacttttatttaattgtaaaagtgAAATTATATGTTTGAAGTGGTGGCCAGTAGAGGCCCTCCCTGAGCTACACGCTaagaataataactatataagctatatataaaaatagtttttaatttacattttatttcaaatatgtttcaaattctaGTCTAATATTTATTAACTTCCGTTAGCCTAACTTCTTATTCTTTAACTTTAACTGTTTAACATTAAATCATGCTGGGATGTTTGCTAAAATTTTTGAAAGTGGCACAGCCCTATAGAAAATTTTCCACTAGTCGGTATATGACATCCGACCATATAATTATAGTTAAGGAAGTTGATCACTAGATGTCGCAGTATACCACATGACATGAGCACATCAACTCCTCTCCCTCTTCTCCACTCCTCCTTTTCTATTTCTCAACTCTTAGACAAAGAacactcacccccccccccccccccccccccccccccccccacacacacaccacaccacaagaGCTCCACAAATGAGATCAAACATGTCTGTGGGTGTTTGTTAAATGCTTAGCAGTTTAGAGCACAATTACTTTTCACGTCTGTCTATGatgaattcttttaaaaactgacaTGCTAACATCAACATTTGTTTTCCTTTATCAGTTTTGATGTTAAAGTGTCATGATGTCATAttaagtgattttattttgtgctttttattttccttttcataTTATAATTTCGGGCATGATCGTTCATGATGGATCCTCTTGTCTATGGCACCTATacacctatgtgtgtgtgtgtgtgtgtgtgtgtgtgcatatttgtctaggggtgtgtttgtttgtgcactgCAGTAAAAACGCCGGGGGTGTATGTATGCTTACCAGTATAGAAGAACAAAAGAGGGTTAAATAACACACACTTAAAAGTACACACCCTTCACAGCTTACAGATCTGTCACAGAGGTTTGTGACATTGACATgtgctttgttgtttgtttttatgaagaTAAAACTATATATTCTATTATCATCCGTGAAAAGTATGTACGGTTAAGTGAATTCAAAAGGGTGTGGTCTGTTTATCCGGGTGTTTACTTTTCAGGATTCAAATATAGACTAATATCAACATATTATGACACTCATGGCTGATGAGTCAGTGTCTTAGCATTTCTCTCATAAAGCATTTGCAGTTCTGTGTACAGCtgcagaaaaaatattaatgtagttatttttttttaatgcgagGCCATTTTGCAAATATCAGGCATTCTTTGATGTCTAAAGACTCGATTTAGAGAGGAGAAGCGTGTCTCTGTTTGGTCCAAATATGAAGCTTCACTTGAAGTTTGTAATTTAAACCTCCACGAAAACATCAGCAATGGCGTCATAGCTGCACAATGAGTCTTTTATCTTTATCCTAAATCCTGAATCTgaaacaatttttaaagaaagtttaaaGCTTGCTCAttcacattagaaaaaaaaagacacagaaatATGCCGTTCAGGGCTGGTGACGCCCAGAAGAGAGAGCGAAAGAGTCACTAAAATATGACTCAGATTCCCCATGAAGTCTGGCTTGGGAAATCCcctatattttgtttgtttacttattagTTACTATAATCAACTAGCTGAGTTAAACACATCAGAATATGATCTTCAAAGCTAAAAAgtgtaacaaaaaatgtattttttaacaggATGTGAGTCTCGTAGAACTGGACTGGGTGTGCTAAGTATCCTTCATAGCACAAGCATGAATCATTCCAGCCATTGCGTGAGCTGTGGGGTAAAAATCTGTCCTTTAAAAGCAGCAGACGATTAACTCCAACAAAACATTAGCTTAACTTCTCTGGGAACACACACCAACCTCAAGGTAGGTGAaagaaaatagagagagagaaaacgagaGTGCAAAAAGCCGGAAATACAGAGCTACAAAAATAAGACAGAGAAGAAATTTATAGAAATGCAATCCATAATTTTGTGGGTATTTTTGCAACAGATGTAATTGTGTTGTATTGCATTGGCTAAAGACTTTCTTGTTGATAAATGTGCATGAAGAGGTGTTGACTGGCATCATTGCATGAGATGatttctctctcttgttttctttctcatagACATGTCTAAGCTGGAGAAAGCCATTATTGCCATAGTGGAGGTGTTTGAGGAATATGCAGGGACAGATGAGCAGAAAACCCAACTCAGTAATGCTGAACTTGGACAGCTAATCAAAGCCCAAATTACCAGTCCCGAATTTAAGGTGAGAATTAGACAGATGCATAGAAAAAGTTGGAGTTGTGTGAAAGAAAGCTATTGGTTGAAGTTAACACCTCCAACATGTTGCAACATATCTATTTCCTAATTAAACACTGTGCTGTTGTTGTGCAATGTTATCATGGCAACCTAGCATGAGAGGGGTTTACCCTAACGAGTCATAGCATGTATGCATGAGGCTCTTCATTTTAGCCATCTTTCACTTGCTAACATTCTGTTTAGTGTCTCGTACACAATGCCTCCGCAagttgtttttcagtgtttttttgggggggcaatACAGCTATGAGTGGTATGCAAGTAATTACAGCATTGACATTCCTCCCTCTATGTCTGTCTCAGGATAAAGTGGATCCAGACAATATTAAGGAGGCCATGGATGAACTGGATAAGAACCACGATGGTGAAGTGAACTTCCGTGAATTCAGTCAGTGTATTGCTGGCCTAGCCAAGGCCTACTATACAAAGAAGCACGGCAAGGATAAGTGCAGAGGAAAGGGCAGGGGTTGTCAGGATAAATGAACACACATCCTTACACTCCTGATGCACTAGACACTTGCCTTCGACAAGGTCACAAAGTACCTCTCTATAATGTGTAATGATGTTGCAATTTTATATGCTGTAAGACAGgcgcagttaaaaaaaaaaaaaaaggtttaaatggaTGGATAGTCTTTTGTAATGCCATTTAGTAGCTAATGTAGTAATCATTTCTCAACAGACATAGTTGTGAAAAATGCTTGCCCTGCCTAACGAACAATCAAATTTACTTAGACACACATTTTGCAGTAGTGTAATCTATGTTTCTGAACACCAATAAAAACTTCTTGTCATCATTTTTGTACTTCTCACTTTATTTTTTCACTTCATTTATGTCATCTTTTACCAATGATGGCATTTATAATTTCATgttatatcacttttttttttaaatgttaaaacagtatatatatgtacatcAATAATTGcatgcaatgtttttaaaaacctgTATAAATTATTGCATGCCAGGCTTTAATATTACATGGATTTTTGGAGGTCATGATATCACACCATGATACgctttttttatcacataattaatatatacagtTCTTATAAAAGATCATTTGTAGACACTCTTTTTTTTCTAAGCTCACTTTTTGCACACTTGTTGAATGAAGCTCTAATGCAGTTGACCTACTTGCTCAATGCAAACCTGCATGCAAATATGTTCTTTTAAGAGAATCGCTTTGTAACATTATTTGACACTAAAGTCTCTGTGACACACTTCTGTTTTACGAATGTGC
This genomic stretch from Cyprinus carpio isolate SPL01 chromosome B16, ASM1834038v1, whole genome shotgun sequence harbors:
- the LOC109105907 gene encoding protein S100-A1-like; the encoded protein is MPSDLERAMETLIIVFHRYASKASGNPSTLNRKELKMLMETELSSFLKSQKDPAAVDRIMRDLDSNGDGEVNFEEFVSLVVGLSIACEQLYQFKQRQQAGGVKKQ
- the LOC109105906 gene encoding protein S100-A5-like — encoded protein: MSKLEKAIIAIVEVFEEYAGTDEQKTQLSNAELGQLIKAQITSPEFKDKVDPDNIKEAMDELDKNHDGEVNFREFSQCIAGLAKAYYTKKHGKDKCRGKGRGCQDK